Proteins from one Paraburkholderia sp. BL10I2N1 genomic window:
- a CDS encoding porin: MSLLALVGAGPGMAHAQSSVTLYGIVDSGFTYTSNQLGKSLFQATAGNQQGSRWGFKGSEDLGGGLHAIFRLENGFDTYTGVLKQGGRLFGRGAWVGLSSDNWGAVTAGRQFNPVQDYLSNDGVGAYTQFGNILYDNDNLNNTFRSDNSVKYTSPRIKGLQAEALYAFSNDTSAKNNRSWSVGAQYLNGPLRIDAAYALLDHPGLNTTGAIPSDNYYPTSVVSNVERQQIWGVGGAYTLGGLSIALLHTQSNFQMPTGNKDFSNYEASAQYWATPAWQLGVGYDFTTVHQSASGNAKYHQIGGNASYYLSKRTDLYLNVIYMHGSGGTAWINGLSNPSSTGIQTAAIAGILHRF, from the coding sequence ATTTCCCTGCTTGCGCTCGTCGGTGCCGGACCGGGCATGGCGCACGCACAGAGCAGCGTGACGCTCTATGGGATCGTCGACAGTGGCTTCACCTACACCAGCAATCAGCTCGGCAAGAGTCTGTTTCAGGCGACGGCGGGCAACCAGCAGGGTTCGCGCTGGGGCTTCAAGGGCTCCGAGGACCTGGGTGGCGGCCTGCACGCGATTTTCCGGCTCGAAAACGGCTTTGACACCTACACCGGCGTGCTGAAACAGGGCGGCCGCCTGTTCGGTCGTGGCGCATGGGTCGGTCTGAGCAGTGACAATTGGGGTGCTGTCACTGCCGGTCGCCAGTTCAATCCGGTCCAGGACTACCTGTCCAACGACGGTGTCGGCGCCTATACCCAGTTCGGCAACATCCTGTATGACAACGATAACCTGAACAATACCTTCCGCTCCGACAACTCAGTCAAGTACACCTCGCCACGGATCAAGGGGCTGCAGGCCGAGGCGCTCTACGCATTCTCGAACGACACCAGCGCGAAGAACAACCGTAGCTGGAGCGTCGGAGCCCAGTACCTGAACGGTCCGCTGCGTATCGATGCAGCCTACGCACTGCTCGACCACCCCGGCCTGAACACCACCGGCGCGATTCCGTCGGATAACTATTACCCGACCTCGGTGGTCTCGAACGTGGAGCGTCAGCAGATCTGGGGCGTCGGCGGCGCATACACGCTCGGCGGGCTGAGCATTGCGCTGCTGCACACGCAGTCGAACTTCCAGATGCCGACCGGCAACAAAGACTTTTCGAACTACGAGGCGAGTGCCCAATACTGGGCGACGCCCGCCTGGCAGCTCGGTGTGGGCTACGACTTCACGACCGTGCACCAGTCGGCCAGCGGCAACGCGAAGTATCACCAGATTGGCGGCAACGCGAGCTACTACCTGTCCAAGCGCACTGACCTGTATCTGAACGTGATCTACATGCATGGCAGCGGCGGGACCGCGTGGATCAACGGCCTGTCGAATCCCTCGTCAACCGGCATCCAGACCGCCGCGATAGCGGGCATCCTGCACCGGTTCTGA